The following proteins come from a genomic window of Pseudomonas putida:
- a CDS encoding DNA-binding protein, whose translation MARAGINKALVQRARDALLARGLSPSIEAVRAELGHTGSKTTILRYLRELDVAEPHPPQVNLSEELQALLQSLAERLASEAQATVAVDRARLERQQAAYQQQRAVEGARFEQLQVAHTAEMEAHRQLRLREVQLTGQLQLAEGERRRLEEACRQQLQLLEERATTIHSLETKHQQARESLEHFRQQHQLQRQEELQRHDQQLSQLQTEVRGLREQLAVRQEELTQLYRDLERSTGAQGYQQQQLRQLERELNAAQQHLAAEKLLMNQAHQQAEIMASEITLLREKSRSYLLAHRHDQRLLRAQAQQLARLQGLVEPGSSDSPIP comes from the coding sequence ATGGCCCGCGCCGGAATCAACAAAGCCCTCGTGCAGCGAGCACGGGATGCCCTCCTCGCCCGTGGTCTGTCACCCAGTATCGAGGCCGTGCGTGCAGAACTCGGCCACACGGGCTCGAAGACCACCATCCTTCGCTACCTGCGTGAACTGGACGTGGCAGAACCCCATCCGCCACAGGTGAACCTGTCGGAAGAATTGCAGGCGCTGCTGCAGAGTCTAGCTGAGCGTTTGGCGAGTGAAGCGCAGGCGACGGTCGCCGTCGACCGCGCCCGCCTGGAGCGGCAACAAGCGGCCTATCAGCAACAGCGCGCGGTAGAGGGCGCGCGCTTCGAGCAGTTGCAAGTGGCACATACCGCAGAGATGGAGGCCCATCGGCAGTTGCGTCTGCGGGAAGTGCAACTGACGGGCCAACTGCAACTGGCCGAAGGCGAGCGACGGCGCCTTGAAGAAGCCTGCCGGCAACAGCTTCAGCTCCTCGAGGAGCGTGCGACGACGATCCACTCGCTCGAGACCAAACACCAGCAGGCACGTGAATCGCTGGAGCACTTTCGCCAACAGCATCAACTGCAACGCCAGGAAGAACTGCAGCGGCATGATCAGCAGTTAAGTCAGTTACAAACCGAGGTGCGGGGATTGCGTGAACAACTCGCTGTCCGCCAGGAAGAACTGACTCAACTCTACCGAGATCTGGAACGTTCGACCGGCGCTCAGGGCTACCAGCAGCAACAGCTCCGTCAGCTCGAGCGTGAGTTGAACGCCGCGCAACAGCACTTGGCGGCCGAAAAGCTGCTCATGAACCAGGCGCATCAGCAGGCAGAAATAATGGCGAGCGAGATCACCTTGCTACGCGAGAAGTCCAGGTCTTACCTCCTCGCCCACCGACATGACCAGCGCCTTCTGCGTGCGCAGGCGCAACAACTGGCACGCCTGCAAGGCTTGGTCGAGCCGGGGTCATCCGACAGTCCAATTCCTTAA